CCCATTGTTTTCTGATGGGCCAAACGTCCGCCTCTTTCAGAAGTTTTTTTCTTAGCAACATCTTTTGCTTTTTGTTCTATTTTACGTGCTTGTTTACGCTTATCCTTGGCAGCTTGTTCCAATCGATCCCGTTCTGCAATAAATTGATCATATTTTGCGACCTGATTTTTACGTTCATTCTCTTTCTGACAAAGATAATAAGAATAGTTACCCCAATACTCAGTGATTTTGCCATCTTCGAGTTCCCATATTTTATCCGCAACCTCGTCAAGAAAATAGCGGTCATGGCTGATAACCAGCAATGCACCTGAAAAATATTTTAACTGTCCAATTAAAAAATCGGTTCCTTCACGGTCTAAATGACTGGTAGGTTCATCTGCCAAAAGACAATGTACCTGCGCTGAAAGAGCCTGTGCTATTTTAAGTCTTGTTTCTTCACCTCCACTCATGGTCTTTACCTCTAATTGCCCAACACTAAGTTTACCTATAAGGGTAAAATCTTTTTCCTCCTGTAAAGTTACTTCATCCAACTGAGGGATATATGCAAATCCTCCACGGCGACTGATTTTGCATCCTAGCGGAGTTAATTCTCCCAAGAGCACCTTGAGTAAGGTGCTTTTTCCTGCACCATTTGCTCCCACCAAACCAATGCGGTCATAATCATATAATTCTAATTCATCAATGTCCAGAACATCACGTCCTGTATATTCCAAACGAATGTCCTTAGCTTTTATTATCAATTCCATATTTTTCCCTCCCGTCAAAATCGCATGTTCTCATTTACCTGTTCGCAGGGAAAATCCTGCGATTTGAGCTGGAAGGTTTATATAAAAATATAAAACATAAATGTTCCTCCTTAAAAATTTCCCTTTTCTTTTTAGTCCAATTTCCTGACTTCGCCTACTAGCGGACAAATTATAGCTATGCCGATAATTAAAATACCTGATAGCAGAAACCAGTTATTTACACCGATTCGATCAGCAAAGAATCCGGAAAGGATTAAACCAACCGGCATAGCTAAAGACATGATGCTCCCTGTCAGAGAAAACACACGTCCTAAATATTCAGGTTTAATTTTCTCTTGAAAAAGAGCCGTTTGCACGCCGCTGTAAAACGGAACCGATAGACCCATAATTACACAGCAGACTACAAATATTACGAATCCGCTTGTGGGAAGTAACCCTGAAATGGTCAAACTGGCGCCCATCATAAAAATAGAAGTTGTTATTAATACAATTCGCTTTTTAAAGCCTCCAAATAGTCCTAATATCAAACCGCCTGCCAGCATACCACAAGCATAAGCGATTTCGGTAACAGAAACATGTACCGGTGTTCCAGCAAAATATTCCATGCTAACTAAAGGGTAAAGTGCATTGATTGGCATATAAACAAACATATATAGTGTACCTATAAGCAGCAATGCAAATAGTCCTTTGTTTTCTTTTAGAACACCAAGTCCTTCCTTCATCTCTTTCATAAAATTTCGATCCAGGCTTTTCTGCTCTGCACTAAGCTTAGGAATACGTACAAGCGCTACCGTGATACATGCAATCACTGCACCCATTACGTCGATGGCTATTATCGTATTTAACTCCCAAACAGAATATAAAAACGCTGCAGCAGCAGGACTGAGAATATAGCTTATGGACTGCAAAGCCTGACTGTACCCCGCACATTTTGTCAGCTGTTTTTCAGGTACTAAAAGAGGCGTTGCGGCACTTAGTGCAGGTGAATGGAAAGCTGTTCCAATGCTTCGGACAAACAATACAACCATAACCATCCAGACCTGCAGTTCCATATACAAAGCATTAATAGCCAACAGTGCCCCGGCTGCAGCAACAACCGCATCAGCACCAATCATTATCTTTTTTCTATCATATCGGT
This region of Clostridium sp. BNL1100 genomic DNA includes:
- the mef(A) gene encoding macrolide efflux MFS transporter Mef(A), translating into MKKQISKWKKDFFTILVGQAISLITSAILQMAIIFYLTQKTGSAMVLSIASLVGFLPYAVFGPVIGVLVDRYDRKKIMIGADAVVAAAGALLAINALYMELQVWMVMVVLFVRSIGTAFHSPALSAATPLLVPEKQLTKCAGYSQALQSISYILSPAAAAFLYSVWELNTIIAIDVMGAVIACITVALVRIPKLSAEQKSLDRNFMKEMKEGLGVLKENKGLFALLLIGTLYMFVYMPINALYPLVSMEYFAGTPVHVSVTEIAYACGMLAGGLILGLFGGFKKRIVLITTSIFMMGASLTISGLLPTSGFVIFVVCCVIMGLSVPFYSGVQTALFQEKIKPEYLGRVFSLTGSIMSLAMPVGLILSGFFADRIGVNNWFLLSGILIIGIAIICPLVGEVRKLD
- a CDS encoding Msr family ABC-F type ribosomal protection protein — its product is MELIIKAKDIRLEYTGRDVLDIDELELYDYDRIGLVGANGAGKSTLLKVLLGELTPLGCKISRRGGFAYIPQLDEVTLQEEKDFTLIGKLSVGQLEVKTMSGGEETRLKIAQALSAQVHCLLADEPTSHLDREGTDFLIGQLKYFSGALLVISHDRYFLDEVADKIWELEDGKITEYWGNYSYYLCQKENERKNQVAKYDQFIAERDRLEQAAKDKRKQARKIEQKAKDVAKKKTSERGGRLAHQKTMGSKQKTLYKAAKSLEHRKAALGDIKAPESIRTIRFRQGKVLELHNPYPIIGTEINKRFGDKGLFENASFSIPLGAKVALTGGNGTGKTTLIEMILNHEKGISISSKAEIGYFAQNGYKYNPNQFVMEFMQEDCDYNVSEIRSVLASMSFVQNDIGKRLSVLSGGEISKLLLAKMLMGRYNILLMDEPSNFLDLPSLEALEVLMKGYAGTIVFITHDKRLLDNVADIIYEIKDKKLNLIR